In one window of candidate division WOR-3 bacterium DNA:
- the dnaB gene encoding replicative DNA helicase has translation MSTNRAQSQIERKPPQAVEAEAAVLGAILLDAEALPRVLPFLKPEHFYTPAHRRIYEAMLNLFERKEPYDIITVTNELRRMKELDSVGGQTYLSSLLDTVLTAAHCEEHAHLVLEKAIQRQLIQTATEIVQTAYEEGSSAEELLEQAESKIFQLRQAGERKRFTLVREMLMDEMERIEKARAEKRFITGVETGFRDLDALTSGFQPGDFIIIAGRPGMGKTAFALNIAVNAAIHISQPVPVAIFSLEMSTESLIQRLICSEAYVSQTKLRRGMLNHEEYKRIVDVIGPLSEAKIYIDDSPGLNALEVRARARRLKGEHPDLGMVVIDYLQLMEVHGDRRRERNRQQEITEISRALKAMAKELNVPVVAISQLSRAPESRQDKRPQLSDLRESGALEQDADVVLLLFREAAYRKKEWAALDENKRRAAELNIAKQRNGPTDTIPLVFLYEYMRFVNAETRYVQEPAEEEISEEEFNI, from the coding sequence ATGAGCACCAATCGTGCCCAAAGCCAGATTGAACGTAAACCACCGCAGGCGGTTGAAGCCGAAGCCGCGGTGCTCGGCGCAATTCTCCTTGACGCCGAAGCCCTGCCCCGGGTGCTACCATTTCTGAAACCGGAACATTTCTATACCCCAGCCCACCGCCGGATTTACGAGGCGATGCTCAATCTATTTGAGCGCAAGGAGCCCTACGACATCATCACCGTGACGAACGAACTGCGCCGGATGAAAGAACTGGATAGCGTGGGCGGCCAGACTTATCTCTCAAGTCTCCTTGATACGGTGCTCACCGCTGCCCATTGCGAAGAGCACGCCCACCTCGTGCTGGAAAAGGCGATTCAGCGCCAGTTGATTCAGACCGCAACCGAAATCGTCCAGACTGCCTATGAGGAGGGCAGCAGTGCGGAGGAACTTTTGGAACAGGCCGAGAGTAAAATCTTCCAGTTGCGCCAGGCCGGCGAACGTAAGCGCTTCACCCTCGTGCGCGAGATGTTGATGGACGAGATGGAACGGATTGAAAAAGCCCGGGCGGAGAAAAGGTTTATCACCGGCGTTGAAACCGGATTTCGCGACCTTGACGCTTTAACCTCCGGTTTCCAGCCCGGCGACTTCATCATCATCGCCGGCCGACCGGGAATGGGCAAAACCGCCTTTGCCTTAAACATTGCGGTCAATGCTGCCATCCATATCAGCCAGCCGGTACCGGTCGCCATCTTCAGCCTTGAGATGTCAACCGAAAGTCTCATCCAGCGGCTCATCTGCTCCGAGGCTTATGTCTCCCAGACCAAACTGCGCCGCGGCATGCTCAACCATGAAGAATACAAACGGATTGTCGATGTGATTGGACCGTTATCCGAGGCGAAAATCTACATCGACGACTCACCGGGGCTGAACGCCCTTGAAGTGCGGGCACGCGCCCGCCGGCTCAAAGGTGAACACCCGGACCTCGGTATGGTGGTCATTGACTACCTCCAGTTGATGGAGGTGCACGGTGACCGGCGCCGGGAGCGCAACCGCCAGCAGGAGATTACCGAAATCTCCCGGGCACTTAAAGCGATGGCAAAGGAACTGAATGTGCCCGTGGTTGCCATCTCCCAGTTGTCACGCGCGCCGGAAAGCCGGCAGGACAAAAGACCGCAACTCTCTGACCTGCGCGAGTCCGGAGCGCTCGAGCAGGATGCCGATGTGGTCCTGCTCCTCTTCCGTGAGGCGGCTTACCGGAAAAAGGAATGGGCCGCACTGGACGAAAATAAACGCCGCGCCGCTGAACTGAACATCGCCAAACAACGCAACGGACCCACCGACACCATCCCGCTGGTCTTTCTCTACGAGTATATGCGCTTTGTCAATGCTGAAACCCGCTATGTTCAGGAACCGGCCGAAGAAGAAATCTCCGAAGAAGAGTTCAACATCTAA
- a CDS encoding TRAM domain-containing protein yields MFLLRAKTFILDLDTLADPKIVQFLSLGIVTGQLLVPKPPEPKGENDYVARRAAENLERLKSIRGLKIKTREDLTSTAQLLQTARQKKATIITNRPDVKATADGITVVTTFDLFNIFRPSYLPGTVLKVKITKRGKEKNEGIGYLEGGIKVVVEDCGDEVGKELEVVIKGGIDTDVGQVLFAQPRFLEVK; encoded by the coding sequence ATGTTCTTGCTTCGTGCCAAAACTTTTATCTTAGATTTGGACACCCTTGCCGACCCAAAAATTGTCCAGTTCCTCTCTTTGGGTATCGTTACCGGTCAACTCCTTGTACCCAAACCGCCCGAACCCAAAGGAGAAAACGACTATGTTGCCCGCAGGGCGGCGGAAAACCTTGAACGGCTGAAAAGTATCCGGGGTTTAAAAATCAAAACCCGGGAGGATTTAACTTCAACCGCCCAACTTTTGCAAACCGCCCGGCAGAAAAAGGCAACGATTATCACCAACCGCCCGGATGTTAAAGCAACAGCCGACGGTATCACGGTGGTAACCACCTTCGACCTGTTCAACATTTTCCGGCCCAGTTATCTGCCCGGCACGGTGCTCAAGGTTAAAATCACCAAGCGGGGCAAAGAGAAAAATGAGGGTATCGGGTACCTCGAAGGTGGCATCAAAGTTGTGGTGGAAGACTGCGGCGATGAGGTGGGCAAAGAGCTCGAAGTGGTAATTAAAGGTGGCATCGACACCGATGTTGGCCAGGTGCTTTTTGCTCAACCCCGATTTCTTGAAGTAAAATAA
- the radA gene encoding DNA repair protein RadA has protein sequence MKKTHFICQNCGYESARWLGRCPNCGEWNSLVEEELPTKKATRSTPAPSLATRPVPLNDVALEKTARILTGIGELDRVLGGGVVPGSLLLLGGEPGIGKSTLLLQVCNTLARRGIRILYVTGEESPEQVRLRAARLGKVAPELFVLATVEVEEVLGAVEEVKPGLLVIDSIQTLATSTLASAPGSVAQVRECTAQLLRLAKSRRLTTFIIGHVTKFGAIAGPKTLEHMVDTVLYFEGETNLNYRIVRAVKNRYGSTNEIGVFEMTESGLKEVQNPSEFFLSGRRLDVSGSAVVATLEGTRPLLVEIQALAAPTPFALPQRVATGFDIRRLALLLCILERRAGIATTSKDIFLNIAGGIKLNEPAVDLGIVAALASALRNTPLPPDIVLFGEVGLAGEIRSVSRTESRITEAARLGFKRILLPERSPQLKNTNLKLVPVDTLTTALKVLGLKR, from the coding sequence ATGAAGAAGACCCACTTCATCTGCCAGAACTGCGGTTACGAATCTGCCCGCTGGCTGGGACGATGTCCCAACTGCGGTGAGTGGAACAGTCTCGTTGAAGAGGAACTGCCGACAAAAAAGGCAACAAGGAGCACACCCGCTCCTTCCCTTGCAACCCGACCGGTACCTCTCAACGATGTGGCGCTGGAAAAAACCGCCCGGATTTTAACCGGCATCGGCGAACTGGACCGGGTGCTGGGCGGTGGTGTTGTGCCCGGCTCGCTTTTGCTGCTGGGTGGTGAACCGGGCATTGGTAAATCAACCCTGCTTTTGCAGGTCTGCAACACCCTTGCCCGCCGTGGTATCCGCATCCTCTATGTGACTGGTGAAGAGTCACCAGAACAGGTCCGGCTCCGTGCCGCCCGACTGGGAAAAGTTGCCCCCGAACTGTTCGTCCTCGCCACCGTTGAGGTCGAAGAGGTGCTGGGCGCGGTGGAAGAAGTCAAACCCGGACTTCTGGTTATCGACTCTATCCAGACCCTGGCGACGAGCACGCTTGCCAGCGCACCGGGTAGTGTCGCCCAGGTCCGGGAGTGTACGGCGCAACTTCTCCGTCTGGCAAAAAGCCGCCGCCTCACAACCTTCATCATCGGTCATGTGACCAAATTCGGCGCAATTGCCGGACCCAAAACCCTCGAGCATATGGTCGACACCGTCCTTTACTTTGAAGGAGAAACGAACCTCAACTATCGGATTGTCCGGGCGGTAAAAAACCGCTACGGTTCAACCAACGAAATCGGGGTGTTTGAGATGACCGAATCCGGTTTAAAAGAGGTGCAAAACCCTTCAGAGTTTTTCCTTTCCGGACGCCGGCTTGATGTCTCCGGCTCCGCGGTGGTGGCAACGCTCGAGGGTACTCGCCCCCTTCTGGTGGAGATTCAGGCACTTGCCGCACCAACACCATTTGCCCTGCCCCAGAGGGTGGCAACCGGTTTTGACATCCGCCGGCTGGCGCTACTCCTCTGCATCCTTGAGCGTCGCGCCGGCATCGCCACCACCAGTAAAGACATCTTTTTGAACATCGCGGGGGGCATCAAACTAAACGAACCGGCGGTTGACCTGGGAATCGTTGCGGCACTCGCCTCGGCACTGCGCAACACACCCCTTCCCCCGGACATCGTCCTTTTTGGCGAGGTGGGGCTTGCGGGTGAAATCCGTTCGGTCAGTCGTACCGAGTCGCGCATCACCGAAGCAGCACGATTAGGGTTCAAGCGCATCCTTTTACCCGAGCGCAGCCCGCAACTGAAGAACACCAACCTGAAACTGGTGCCGGTGGACACGCTCACCACCGCACTCAAGGTGTTGGGGTTAAAAAGATGA